The Candidatus Nanoarchaeia archaeon genome contains a region encoding:
- a CDS encoding transglycosylase SLT domain-containing protein translates to MKNKLIALLVLVLILTGTQIAHAQTSQPNAYDQIIAAAVSSANSAYPNAAITSAEIKGIIQQESNFNPAAHNTLGEDSRGLMQLNYDYFKPNGEGYYQVVDSYNPTQNIQAGTMHYARLVSQYGGNRPKALAAYNWGEGDLNRALGRNGERWYDGIPADTRAYIQSVQNYQTSLQPQGSSIPITQLQAETWYVLGDDGQFYASENLPSGVHVYGYVSGAEALQLGTEPPAAQRLAQVMISARNSQGEEIRIFKNNIASESALPNNLFVYQDANGNPLGYGSVSYQSAQASTGAQAATTVAPQQIFWTHPQTHEVYNLGEKTKVGQLLPGTTNQYYSGQDVFSFTPIATTQIGRSFTAYDQGRRGFSYVAIGEGGRPTSRVYIMPDSNRPLQSDQNGVFTIPIPDGEGESATLLADGTFHTQDNRYVAYVTDIDDTIISTTPLTTYRNGAILGQTIVNGEDNYFIYPVNDQGAYQERQEFTGTSTPTPLGNTYFQRTDAGVTTYYRLSSNGLLTSSQTQGDEVGWWDYYSAAIGTSLDRIGYITSGYRGLNIFYTDPQPLIENELVTGILGGMDGWESLACRQKAVDSIDAGIAFSDTPTGGASAHVEATKVRVTNYSAQPPQSSYLYRASFGVIGGSEERGCTINFEIWLKGDAAIPMVTDTGNALPFMYTATRDGEINRVTDSKFFESARNYNQICIRFTRLDPQVIGPQLSPCLIGIQEGSELCSPIVDSEEVALREGNICSSLSDFLPDCMAMPEGSGGEGLGGTENPERTTPGLQASNQPGLNGDI, encoded by the coding sequence ATGAAGAATAAACTAATAGCGTTGTTGGTACTGGTACTTATTTTAACAGGTACGCAAATCGCTCACGCGCAAACCTCTCAACCAAATGCTTACGATCAAATTATTGCAGCTGCTGTTTCAAGCGCGAATAGCGCATATCCGAACGCTGCTATTACTTCAGCAGAAATTAAAGGGATTATACAACAAGAATCGAATTTTAACCCGGCCGCCCACAATACTCTCGGTGAAGATAGCCGAGGTCTGATGCAGCTTAACTATGATTACTTCAAGCCAAATGGGGAGGGGTATTACCAAGTAGTTGACTCTTATAACCCAACCCAAAACATTCAAGCAGGAACCATGCATTATGCGCGTCTTGTCAGTCAGTATGGCGGAAACAGACCAAAAGCTCTGGCTGCCTATAACTGGGGAGAAGGAGATTTGAACCGAGCGCTTGGCCGGAACGGCGAGCGTTGGTATGATGGCATCCCTGCGGATACTAGGGCTTATATTCAATCTGTCCAAAATTATCAAACCAGCCTTCAACCGCAAGGCTCTTCAATACCTATAACTCAATTACAGGCTGAAACCTGGTATGTTCTCGGAGACGATGGGCAGTTTTACGCATCGGAAAATCTTCCTAGTGGTGTGCATGTGTACGGCTATGTTTCAGGAGCAGAAGCGCTACAGCTGGGGACAGAACCACCTGCAGCACAACGCCTTGCGCAAGTAATGATTAGTGCTAGAAACAGTCAAGGAGAAGAAATCCGTATTTTCAAAAATAATATCGCGAGCGAATCAGCTCTTCCAAATAATCTCTTTGTGTACCAGGATGCTAATGGGAATCCTTTAGGCTACGGTTCTGTGAGTTACCAATCTGCTCAGGCATCTACTGGTGCGCAAGCTGCTACCACCGTAGCTCCTCAACAAATCTTCTGGACTCATCCTCAAACACATGAGGTATATAACCTCGGGGAAAAAACGAAAGTCGGCCAACTCCTCCCCGGCACCACCAACCAATACTACTCCGGCCAAGATGTCTTCAGCTTTACTCCAATAGCAACAACCCAAATCGGCCGCAGCTTTACGGCCTATGATCAAGGAAGAAGGGGATTTAGTTATGTGGCGATAGGTGAAGGTGGAAGACCGACAAGCAGAGTATATATTATGCCGGATTCAAACCGTCCTCTTCAGAGCGATCAAAACGGAGTATTTACCATTCCAATCCCTGATGGAGAAGGCGAATCAGCAACCTTATTAGCTGATGGAACCTTCCACACACAAGACAACAGGTATGTTGCATATGTAACAGATATAGATGATACAATCATCTCAACAACTCCGCTTACCACCTATCGTAACGGCGCCATTTTAGGCCAGACCATTGTAAATGGTGAAGACAATTATTTCATCTACCCAGTTAATGACCAAGGCGCATACCAAGAAAGACAAGAATTCACCGGCACCTCAACACCAACTCCTCTCGGCAACACCTACTTCCAGCGAACTGATGCTGGTGTTACCACCTATTACAGGCTCAGCAGCAATGGCCTCCTTACCAGCAGCCAAACACAAGGAGACGAAGTCGGCTGGTGGGATTACTACTCAGCAGCCATAGGAACCTCCCTTGACAGGATCGGCTACATCACCTCAGGCTATAGAGGTCTGAATATCTTCTACACAGACCCTCAGCCTTTAATCGAGAACGAGCTCGTCACAGGCATCCTTGGAGGAATGGATGGCTGGGAATCATTGGCCTGCAGGCAGAAAGCAGTAGACAGCATTGATGCAGGAATTGCTTTTTCAGACACCCCAACAGGAGGAGCATCAGCCCATGTTGAGGCAACAAAAGTCCGTGTAACGAATTACAGCGCGCAACCTCCGCAATCCAGCTATCTCTACCGCGCAAGCTTTGGAGTTATCGGCGGTTCAGAAGAGAGAGGCTGCACGATTAATTTTGAGATCTGGCTGAAAGGAGATGCAGCAATACCGATGGTTACTGACACAGGAAACGCCCTGCCCTTCATGTATACTGCAACAAGGGATGGTGAAATTAACAGGGTTACAGACTCAAAATTCTTTGAAAGCGCAAGAAACTACAACCAGATCTGCATCAGATTTACAAGGCTTGATCCCCAAGTGATAGGCCCGCAGCTCAGCCCTTGCTTGATAGGCATCCAGGAAGGCTCTGAACTCTGCAGCCCTATTGTTGATTCAGAAGAGGTTGCGCTGCGTGAGGGAAACATCTGCTCCTCGTTATCAGACTTCCTTCCTGACTGCATGGCCATGCCTGAAGGCTCCGGAGGAGAAGGCCTTGGAGGCACTGAAAATCCTGAACGGACAACTCCTGGGCTGCAAGCTTCAAACCAGCCTGGGCTGAATGGGGATATTTAA
- a CDS encoding ATP-binding protein, which yields MEIGKLTEWNPWWEKKEFIEGLKGKPRPKYAHLTNSIDLKEITVITGVRRSGKSTLMFQMIDHLMNEGTAPEQILFINLEDKKLLNDSLDDIYGCYRENINLDKKAYIFLDEVHRKEGWESWIRKKYDLKSNEKFVVSGSCSYLLKKEYSTLLTGRNIAFEVFPLSFEEFLSFKGLEIDKEKLKKGILLEKTKFSILKSLREYMAHGGFPEIFFKPKQYKTTVLEQYFDDILYKDIVDRYNLNVQKAKDLALYFAANFTSLVSLRSLRNSLSLSYDAIKDYLSYYKEAFLFFTLDYFSYSIKEQKANASKVYCIDNGLRNAVSFKFSKDEGKLAENLVFIHLTAAEKEFYYWSGKGEVDFVIKNKDNSLTAINVCYADEIPEREIKAMEEFKNKFKKAKRLVIITKDTEKHEPGLLFTPLWKYLLL from the coding sequence ATGGAAATAGGAAAACTTACTGAATGGAACCCCTGGTGGGAAAAGAAGGAGTTTATAGAAGGGCTGAAAGGAAAGCCAAGGCCTAAATACGCGCATCTGACTAACTCTATAGACTTAAAGGAAATAACAGTAATAACCGGCGTCAGAAGATCTGGAAAGAGCACGTTGATGTTCCAGATGATTGACCATTTAATGAATGAAGGCACAGCTCCAGAGCAGATATTATTTATCAACTTGGAGGACAAGAAGCTCTTAAATGACTCACTGGATGATATATACGGATGCTACAGGGAAAACATAAATCTTGACAAGAAGGCCTATATTTTTCTTGACGAAGTTCATAGAAAAGAGGGATGGGAGTCATGGATAAGGAAAAAATACGACTTAAAAAGCAATGAAAAATTTGTTGTGTCTGGCTCTTGCTCGTATCTATTAAAAAAGGAATATTCAACCCTTTTGACAGGCAGAAACATAGCGTTTGAGGTTTTTCCTTTAAGTTTTGAGGAATTCTTGTCTTTCAAGGGCCTTGAGATAGATAAAGAGAAGCTTAAGAAAGGGATACTCCTGGAGAAGACAAAATTTTCTATACTAAAGTCCTTGAGAGAATATATGGCTCATGGGGGATTTCCAGAGATTTTTTTCAAGCCAAAACAATACAAAACCACGGTTCTTGAGCAATATTTCGATGATATACTCTACAAGGACATAGTTGACAGATATAACCTAAATGTGCAAAAGGCAAAGGATCTTGCATTATACTTTGCTGCGAATTTTACGAGTTTGGTGTCCCTGAGAAGTTTAAGGAATTCGCTTAGCCTGTCCTATGATGCAATAAAAGACTACCTCTCTTATTATAAAGAGGCGTTTTTGTTTTTTACTTTAGACTATTTCTCGTATTCTATCAAAGAGCAAAAAGCAAACGCCTCAAAAGTTTACTGCATAGACAATGGATTAAGAAACGCAGTCAGCTTTAAGTTTTCAAAAGATGAGGGAAAATTAGCGGAGAATCTCGTCTTTATACATCTAACCGCGGCAGAAAAGGAATTTTACTATTGGAGCGGCAAAGGAGAAGTGGATTTTGTCATAAAAAATAAAGACAACTCATTAACAGCAATAAATGTCTGCTATGCCGATGAAATTCCGGAAAGAGAGATTAAAGCCATGGAAGAGTTTAAAAATAAATTTAAGAAGGCAAAACGACTGGTGATAATAACTAAGGACACTGAGAAACATGAGCCAGGATTGTTGTTTACCCCTCTATGGAAATACCTGCTTCTTTAA
- the rnhB gene encoding ribonuclease HII, whose product MAILKGLAKKASALIFTEARIDTYLNKPSFSLCMVLICGIDESGRGPVIGPMVIAGVLASEPEIKLLEGMKVKDSKLLTPKRRSFLYDKIIKSVSGYKIIVLPPKEIDAALESDSLNLNLLEGVNIAAVINELNPDKAYIDCPSNNIEEFKRFVKKNLTVKAELILEHKADVRYPVVSAASILAKVTRDKEVELLKKEIGIDFGSGYATDPITQEFIKKHYNAYPEIFRKSWETYKSLKRKEGQKGLKEFSE is encoded by the coding sequence ATGGCAATCCTTAAGGGCCTCGCAAAAAAGGCGTCAGCCCTGATTTTCACCGAAGCCCGTATCGACACCTATTTAAACAAACCATCCTTTTCTCTCTGCATGGTTTTGATTTGCGGGATTGATGAATCCGGGAGAGGCCCTGTAATCGGGCCGATGGTTATCGCAGGAGTTTTAGCGTCTGAGCCGGAGATTAAGCTGCTGGAAGGGATGAAGGTCAAGGACTCCAAGCTGCTCACTCCAAAGAGGAGAAGCTTTCTCTACGACAAGATTATCAAGAGCGTTTCCGGATATAAGATCATTGTCCTGCCTCCGAAGGAGATTGATGCTGCACTGGAGTCAGACAGCCTGAACCTGAATCTTCTTGAGGGAGTGAACATCGCGGCAGTGATCAATGAGCTGAATCCTGATAAGGCATACATTGACTGCCCCTCAAATAATATTGAGGAATTCAAGCGGTTCGTGAAGAAGAATCTCACAGTCAAGGCTGAGCTGATCCTCGAGCACAAGGCTGATGTGAGGTATCCTGTTGTGAGCGCAGCCTCGATTCTTGCAAAGGTTACCCGGGACAAGGAAGTGGAATTGCTGAAGAAGGAGATCGGGATTGACTTTGGAAGCGGGTATGCGACTGATCCCATAACACAGGAGTTTATCAAAAAGCATTATAATGCGTATCCTGAGATATTCCGGAAGAGCTGGGAGACGTATAAGAGTTTGAAGAGGAAGGAAGGGCAGAAGGGGCTGAAGGAATTCTCGGAGTAG
- a CDS encoding dockerin type I repeat-containing protein produces MARKRESLGGSLKSEPPTHISFSAYQYQRLGFLAAFLFAALVVGSWIGNMGMNTGENRIGLASETAIQKGDVDGDGSITREDVYLAYDIVQGRVIPTASQRRAADANGDNSVTIEDVRIIFGKI; encoded by the coding sequence ATGGCAAGAAAAAGGGAGTCTCTTGGAGGGAGCCTAAAGAGTGAGCCCCCAACGCACATAAGCTTCAGTGCTTACCAGTATCAAAGGCTTGGATTCCTGGCTGCTTTTCTTTTTGCTGCTTTGGTTGTTGGAAGCTGGATCGGCAATATGGGTATGAATACAGGGGAGAACAGGATTGGGCTTGCGAGCGAGACTGCTATCCAGAAAGGGGATGTCGATGGAGACGGGAGCATCACACGGGAAGATGTTTACCTTGCATATGATATCGTCCAGGGAAGGGTCATTCCAACTGCTAGCCAACGAAGAGCTGCTGACGCCAATGGAGATAACTCTGTGACCATAGAGGATGTAAGAATAATCTTTGGGAAAATCTAG
- the smc gene encoding chromosome segregation protein SMC — protein sequence MTRITKLVVHGFKSFANRTEIPFGGSDYNVILGPNGSGKSNVLDAICFVLGKSSKKELRTEKSAHLIYNGGKSKVPASKGEVSIYFENSKKEFPLDTEEVRVGRIVKQNGQSVYKINSQTRTRAEVLELLARARIDPDGYNIILQGDIVRFTEMPSIERRQIIEEIAGISMYEDRKLKALSELSNVEGKIKDAELILNERNTYLKSLKGERDQALKYKEMNDQIRSHEASLLKIRIDSDENQRGIVEKSEASLRKRLDSINDMIAQKKKSDDQKKEEISSISSEIEEKGEIEQIRISKEIEAMKIQMAKVQMRIDSVRAEASKIRKREEDLKKDLDEAAGKIKELNEHKADLEKQRSSAEKEKELIGQKIAKFKEKNKMESEGSIEKEIEETEKKSEVLQQKLNEMKEKEHSLLRQKDGLEREYQSFEERMQKVEQLKKENREKMNALEAKRSEFKKATLELNKCLDSDSLLASQIGSNRERLFRTTEELAKLKAKSITARDFASSEIAVRKVLEQKGKIPGIYGTVAELGNVEKKFSVSLEVAAGPRLHSVVVEDDKVAADAIQFLKKNKFGTATFLPLNKIRPPEERVKKQKEKGVLGHALDLVTYDPKYRKVFEYVFANTLVVDTIATARNIGIGTAKMVSLDGDIAELSGLMRGGFRLKRKEGGFSEKESENLILERERSIADFQNTLKVLEKQRRENEERITALRQLKATLEGHIIKEEKSMYLEHEDMDVSDKKIEELKKSIADAEKSLDSLRGQSSSVHAELMQLKVKRSELRTRIGMLRDPVLIAELQAFEDRKNQISEMLLLNANEAKNIENSVSSVYIPEQTKIQNVMKQLAKDERGFNEEEKNLKIQYKKDEDALRQKEKAATEFSKRFRQLFERRKKIENEIHADEVEIAKYLEQSRDQEIKLNTHTLKLVEIKAKLKDLQHQFERYHGVEIDTKKSEEELQKEIEKFQRMQQQIGMVNMRALEIYDAAEAEYQSLIEKKNTLASEKEDVHRLIEEIEQKKSDLLMRTFDSVNDHFQRIFKQLSVVGDAHLELEDPKNPFEGGVQIRVRLSQNKYLEIRGLSGGEKTMTALALIFAIQEHDPASFYVFDEVDASLDKKNSEMFAKLIRAYSKRAQYVIISHNDYVISEGSHLFGVSKDEHGITNVVSLKI from the coding sequence ATGACGAGAATCACCAAGCTTGTCGTCCACGGGTTCAAGTCCTTCGCGAACAGGACGGAGATTCCTTTTGGAGGCTCTGACTATAATGTGATCCTTGGGCCAAATGGGTCCGGAAAGAGCAATGTGCTCGACGCGATCTGCTTTGTTCTAGGAAAATCATCAAAAAAAGAGCTGCGGACTGAGAAATCTGCGCATTTGATCTACAATGGGGGGAAATCGAAGGTGCCTGCATCGAAGGGTGAGGTCTCCATCTATTTTGAGAATTCGAAGAAAGAATTTCCTCTCGACACGGAAGAAGTCAGGGTAGGCAGGATTGTCAAGCAGAATGGCCAGAGCGTCTATAAGATTAATTCGCAGACACGAACGAGGGCTGAGGTGCTGGAGCTGCTTGCGAGGGCGAGGATTGACCCCGACGGATATAATATCATACTTCAGGGAGACATTGTGCGGTTTACTGAGATGCCGAGCATTGAGAGGAGGCAGATTATTGAGGAGATTGCGGGAATCTCAATGTACGAGGACAGGAAGCTGAAGGCCCTCAGCGAGCTTTCGAACGTTGAGGGCAAGATCAAGGATGCTGAGCTCATCCTGAATGAGCGGAATACCTACCTGAAATCCCTGAAGGGCGAGCGGGACCAGGCGCTCAAGTACAAAGAGATGAATGACCAGATCCGCAGCCATGAGGCTTCGCTGCTCAAGATCCGGATTGACTCTGATGAGAACCAGAGGGGTATTGTTGAGAAGAGCGAAGCTAGCCTGCGGAAGCGCCTCGACAGCATCAATGATATGATTGCGCAGAAGAAGAAGAGCGATGACCAGAAGAAGGAAGAGATTTCCAGCATTTCCAGCGAGATCGAGGAGAAGGGGGAGATTGAGCAGATTCGGATCAGCAAGGAAATCGAGGCTATGAAGATCCAGATGGCAAAAGTGCAGATGCGCATTGACTCCGTCAGGGCTGAGGCTTCGAAGATCAGGAAGCGGGAAGAGGACCTGAAGAAGGATCTTGATGAAGCTGCAGGCAAAATCAAGGAACTGAATGAACATAAGGCTGATTTGGAGAAGCAAAGGAGCAGCGCAGAAAAGGAGAAGGAGCTGATTGGGCAGAAGATCGCGAAGTTCAAGGAGAAGAACAAGATGGAGTCTGAGGGCAGCATCGAGAAGGAGATTGAAGAGACTGAGAAAAAATCCGAGGTGCTGCAGCAGAAGCTGAATGAAATGAAGGAAAAGGAGCACAGCCTGCTGAGGCAAAAGGACGGGCTGGAGCGGGAATACCAGAGCTTCGAGGAGCGCATGCAGAAGGTGGAGCAGCTGAAGAAGGAAAACCGGGAAAAGATGAATGCCCTCGAGGCGAAGAGGAGCGAGTTTAAGAAGGCCACGCTTGAGCTGAATAAATGCCTCGACTCAGATTCGCTGCTGGCATCGCAGATTGGGAGCAACCGGGAGAGATTGTTCCGCACTACCGAGGAACTGGCAAAGCTGAAGGCAAAGAGCATCACTGCACGCGACTTTGCAAGCTCAGAGATTGCTGTAAGAAAAGTGCTTGAGCAGAAGGGGAAGATCCCTGGCATCTATGGCACGGTTGCCGAGCTTGGGAATGTTGAAAAGAAGTTTAGCGTAAGCCTTGAGGTGGCAGCTGGCCCGCGGCTTCATTCGGTTGTTGTTGAGGATGATAAGGTTGCGGCAGATGCTATCCAGTTCCTGAAGAAGAACAAGTTTGGAACAGCCACGTTCCTTCCGCTGAATAAGATACGGCCTCCTGAAGAGCGTGTCAAAAAGCAAAAAGAGAAGGGTGTGCTTGGCCATGCCCTTGATCTTGTCACCTATGACCCAAAATACAGGAAGGTGTTTGAGTATGTCTTTGCCAATACCCTTGTCGTAGATACCATCGCAACTGCCAGGAACATCGGCATCGGGACTGCGAAGATGGTCAGCCTTGATGGCGACATTGCTGAGCTGTCAGGATTGATGCGCGGAGGGTTCAGGCTGAAGAGGAAGGAAGGCGGGTTCTCAGAGAAAGAATCGGAAAACCTGATCCTGGAGCGCGAGCGGAGCATTGCTGATTTCCAGAACACTCTGAAGGTCCTGGAGAAGCAGCGCAGGGAGAATGAAGAGAGGATCACTGCACTGCGCCAGCTGAAGGCGACGCTTGAGGGCCACATCATCAAGGAAGAGAAGAGCATGTATCTTGAGCACGAAGATATGGATGTTTCAGACAAAAAGATTGAAGAGCTGAAGAAGAGCATTGCAGATGCTGAGAAGAGCCTTGACAGCCTGCGTGGACAGAGCTCCAGCGTGCACGCAGAGCTGATGCAGCTGAAGGTGAAGAGATCGGAATTACGGACGCGAATCGGCATGCTGAGGGATCCTGTCCTGATTGCTGAGCTGCAGGCGTTCGAGGATCGGAAGAACCAGATCAGCGAGATGCTTTTGCTCAATGCGAATGAGGCCAAGAACATTGAAAATTCTGTCTCCTCGGTGTACATCCCTGAGCAGACAAAGATTCAGAATGTGATGAAGCAGCTTGCGAAAGACGAGAGGGGGTTCAACGAAGAAGAGAAGAACCTGAAGATCCAGTACAAGAAGGATGAAGATGCTCTTCGCCAGAAAGAAAAAGCAGCCACCGAATTCTCAAAGAGATTCCGGCAGCTGTTTGAAAGGCGGAAGAAGATCGAAAACGAGATCCATGCAGATGAGGTTGAGATCGCGAAATACCTCGAGCAGAGCAGGGATCAGGAGATCAAGCTGAACACACACACCCTGAAGCTGGTTGAGATCAAGGCCAAGCTGAAGGATCTCCAGCATCAGTTTGAGAGGTATCATGGCGTTGAGATTGACACCAAGAAGTCTGAGGAGGAGCTCCAGAAGGAGATTGAGAAGTTCCAAAGGATGCAGCAGCAGATTGGGATGGTCAATATGCGGGCGCTGGAGATCTATGATGCGGCTGAGGCCGAGTATCAGTCGCTTATTGAGAAGAAGAACACCCTGGCGTCTGAGAAGGAGGATGTGCACCGCCTGATTGAGGAGATTGAGCAGAAAAAGAGTGACTTGCTCATGAGGACATTTGATTCTGTGAACGACCATTTCCAGAGGATATTCAAGCAGCTTTCAGTGGTTGGGGACGCGCATCTTGAGCTGGAAGACCCCAAGAACCCCTTTGAGGGAGGCGTGCAGATCCGGGTGAGGCTGAGCCAGAATAAATATCTGGAGATACGGGGGCTTTCAGGCGGAGAGAAGACGATGACTGCCCTGGCATTGATCTTCGCGATTCAGGAGCATGATCCTGCGTCTTTTTACGTGTTCGATGAGGTTGATGCTTCGCTCGACAAAAAGAATTCTGAGATGTTTGCCAAGCTGATACGGGCATACTCAAAACGGGCCCAGTATGTCATCATCTCACATAATGATTATGTGATCTCGGAAGGGTCACACCTGTTCGGAGTCTCAAAAGATGAGCACGGGATTACGAATGTGGTGAGCCTCAAGATTTGA
- a CDS encoding ABC transporter permease yields MNPDEIKYSIQSLLHRKMRSWLTVLSILIGIAAIFSLVSFGLGIQKYVDTLADQAGRDKLFIQAKGTGAPGIDTTFFLSQDDLDFIGKIQGIDEVEGIYTKAGELEFKDEKKFRFLIGINPEKQRFITEVFTVQVSSGREFKKGELGKAILGYNYQIPESIFRSGISLGDKVKINGQPFEVIGFYEEIGNPQDDSNIYVTKRQMELLYDTKDKFGYAMIRADGTATADLADKIREKLRKFKGQDKDKEDFYIQTFEDVLATFGTIIIIINAVLVLIACISLIVASVNIMNTMYTAVLERTKEIGVMKAIGARNADIGIIFIFEAGFLGAVGGIIGVLLGYLISAAAGNIASAYGYAILKPVFPWYLTVSLILFAFLVGAIAGALPAYQAAKLPPVEALRYE; encoded by the coding sequence ATGAACCCTGATGAAATCAAATACTCCATTCAAAGCCTCCTCCATCGGAAAATGCGCAGCTGGCTCACAGTCCTTTCCATCCTCATCGGGATTGCCGCAATCTTCTCTTTGGTGAGCTTCGGGCTGGGCATCCAAAAGTATGTTGACACCTTGGCAGACCAGGCAGGCAGGGACAAGCTCTTCATCCAGGCAAAGGGAACCGGAGCCCCAGGCATTGACACGACGTTTTTCCTTTCCCAGGACGATCTTGACTTCATCGGAAAGATCCAGGGAATTGACGAAGTCGAAGGCATCTATACCAAAGCAGGCGAGCTTGAATTCAAGGATGAGAAGAAATTCCGCTTTCTGATAGGCATCAATCCCGAGAAGCAGAGGTTCATCACTGAGGTCTTTACAGTTCAGGTAAGCAGCGGAAGGGAATTCAAGAAAGGCGAGTTAGGCAAGGCCATCCTTGGCTACAACTACCAAATCCCGGAAAGCATCTTCAGGTCCGGAATCAGCCTCGGCGACAAGGTGAAGATTAACGGGCAGCCCTTTGAGGTCATCGGTTTTTATGAGGAGATTGGGAATCCCCAGGACGACTCAAATATCTATGTCACCAAACGCCAGATGGAGCTTCTCTACGATACAAAGGACAAGTTCGGCTATGCCATGATCAGGGCAGATGGAACTGCAACAGCAGACCTTGCCGATAAGATCAGGGAAAAGCTCAGGAAATTCAAGGGCCAGGACAAGGACAAGGAAGATTTCTATATCCAGACTTTTGAGGATGTGCTGGCAACCTTTGGGACAATCATCATTATCATCAATGCCGTGCTCGTCCTTATTGCATGCATCTCTCTTATCGTAGCGTCTGTCAATATCATGAACACAATGTATACTGCTGTTTTGGAGCGCACAAAGGAAATCGGGGTCATGAAGGCAATAGGGGCAAGGAACGCAGACATAGGCATTATCTTTATCTTTGAGGCAGGGTTTCTGGGCGCAGTCGGCGGCATCATCGGAGTTCTCCTTGGCTACCTGATCTCTGCCGCAGCAGGGAACATAGCTTCAGCGTATGGCTACGCTATCCTCAAGCCGGTCTTTCCCTGGTACCTCACGGTAAGCCTGATTCTTTTTGCGTTCCTTGTAGGCGCGATTGCCGGAGCCCTCCCCGCATATCAGGCCGCGAAGCTTCCTCCGGTGGAGGCATTGCGGTATGAGTAA
- a CDS encoding ABC transporter permease, which produces MIRDYIYISLKNLIKRKLRSWLTMIGIFIGIAAIVSLIGLGEGLRAAVTSQFGFLGSDVLSVQASGINFAGPPGTAVATPLSDDLAEKIGRIDGVEASINRYLRTATLEFNRRQEIVSLVSMPSKENRKIVEGMLNLEASAGRLLKDGDKAKVFIGSNFQDPEVWGRAGIRTGDAVLLNGIPYEVIGILEKKGSFILDNALVVNEDTLLEDFGDDGTVNVIGVKVKDENAILTVKEDIEKLLRKERDVKKGEEDFEVQSPQNILETLNSTLFAVQLFIYIIASISLLVGGIGIMNTMYTAVLERTKEIGIMKSIGAKNKVIFILFSIESGFLGMVGGIVGVLFGISFAYGLAFLGSLAVGSDLLQARVTPFLVIGSLLFSFLVGLAAGLLPAYQASRMQPVEALRYAK; this is translated from the coding sequence ATGATTCGGGATTATATCTATATTTCTCTTAAGAATCTGATTAAGCGGAAGCTCAGAAGCTGGCTCACCATGATTGGCATCTTCATCGGCATTGCAGCCATTGTAAGCCTTATCGGTCTTGGAGAAGGGCTGAGGGCTGCAGTCACTTCCCAATTCGGCTTCCTGGGATCAGATGTCCTGAGCGTCCAGGCATCAGGCATCAATTTTGCAGGCCCGCCAGGAACTGCAGTTGCCACGCCCCTGAGCGATGATCTTGCTGAGAAGATTGGAAGGATCGACGGCGTAGAGGCGTCCATAAACCGATACCTCAGGACAGCCACGCTGGAATTCAATAGGCGCCAGGAGATTGTCAGCCTGGTTTCCATGCCCTCAAAGGAAAACCGGAAGATTGTGGAGGGGATGCTCAATCTGGAAGCTTCAGCAGGAAGGCTGCTTAAAGATGGCGACAAGGCCAAGGTGTTTATCGGCAGCAACTTCCAGGATCCAGAAGTCTGGGGAAGAGCAGGGATCCGGACAGGGGACGCAGTCCTGCTTAATGGAATCCCGTATGAGGTTATTGGCATCCTTGAAAAAAAAGGGAGCTTTATCCTGGACAATGCTCTTGTTGTCAACGAGGACACCCTTCTGGAGGATTTCGGTGATGACGGAACAGTAAACGTCATTGGTGTGAAGGTAAAGGACGAAAACGCCATACTTACAGTAAAAGAGGATATTGAAAAGCTCCTCCGGAAGGAGCGCGATGTCAAAAAAGGGGAAGAGGACTTTGAGGTCCAGAGCCCGCAGAACATCCTGGAAACCCTGAACTCCACGCTGTTTGCTGTCCAGCTTTTCATCTACATCATTGCTTCAATCTCCCTGCTTGTGGGCGGGATCGGCATCATGAACACAATGTATACTGCTGTTTTGGAGCGCACAAAGGAAATCGGCATTATGAAGTCCATCGGCGCGAAGAACAAGGTCATCTTCATACTCTTCTCGATAGAGTCAGGCTTCCTCGGCATGGTGGGCGGCATTGTTGGCGTCCTCTTTGGGATTTCGTTTGCCTACGGCCTTGCTTTCCTGGGAAGCCTCGCAGTAGGGTCAGATCTCCTCCAAGCCAGAGTTACTCCATTTCTGGTCATAGGCTCCCTCCTCTTCTCATTCCTTGTAGGTCTTGCTGCTGGCCTGCTTCCAGCCTACCAGGCATCCCGTATGCAGCCGGTTGAAGCATTGAGGTATGCAAAATGA